A window of the Fusarium poae strain DAOMC 252244 chromosome 3, whole genome shotgun sequence genome harbors these coding sequences:
- a CDS encoding hypothetical protein (TransMembrane:1 (o290-306i)) gives MSYNYQTPSCPTLEGRIMMLPKLSEIDPSYTTSLPTGSGIFNHPVIILSQQVYKGKVAVFILTSFDSTPIQNRYRDPIRRRSYLPILPASHPDTSSVLIVAHGKVMKKQSYINFKELYEIPFTVLRPCWRDSDLHLEKASYQILTAELWKRNVGELGVTLSGHGILEQTSQPVYGQVPVPTSSYPLPNYYQHPVYGTTSTGMYDPPISESYETFAQTPPDAYRPHTSTPYWTDPATSVAKNAAWIQNYSVRAHQVRQARLARSTHLMTERTRFPVDQCAHDEGNNDGSCLRIFVILCVFVGWLVLLG, from the exons ATGTCTTACAATTACCAGACCCCATCATGTCCAACACTAGAGGGCCGCATCATGATGTTGCCCAAATTATCAGAGATTGACCCGAGCTACACAACATCCCTACCTACAGGAAGCGGTATTTTCAACCATCCCGTTATTATTCTCTCGCAACAAGTTTATAAGGGCAAAGTAGCAGTATTTATC TTGACGAGCTTTGACAGCACACCAATTCAAAATCGCTATAGGGATCCCATCCGCCGTCGTTCCTACCTCCCAATACTCCCAGCCAGCCATCCAGATACCAGCAGCGTCCTCATCGTCGCTCACGGGAAGGTCATGAAAAAGCAGTCCTACATTAACTTCAAAGAACTTTACGAAATCCCCTTTACAGTTCTTCGTCCATGTTGGAGAGACAGTGATCTTCACTTGGAAAAGGCGTCCTACCAAATACTCACCGCAGAGCTGTGGAAGCGCAATGTTGGCGAACTGGGAGTTACGCTCAGCGGACATGGCATATTGGAGCAGACATCCCAGCCGGTCTATGGCCAAGTTCCTGTTCCCACCTCCAGCTATCCTTTGCCAAACTACTATCAACATCCTGTATATGGAACGACTTCTACCGGGATGTATGACCCTCCCATTTCGGAGTCTTATGAGACATTTGCACAAACTCCGCCAGACGCTTACCGACCACATACTTCAACTCCATATTGGACTGATCCCGCTACTTCTGTAGCGAAAAATGCTGCATGGATTCAAAATTATTCAGTTCGTGCACATCAAGTCCGACAAGCTAGGCTGGCGAGATCGACTCATCTTATGACAGAACGAACTCGGTTTCCAGTTGATCAGTGCGCTCACGATGAGGGTAACAATGACGGGAGTTGTCTTCGAATCTTTGTCATTTTATGTGTCTTTGTAGGGTGGCTGGTACTATTGGGCTAA